The segment GGAGTTGGAGGAATCCCGGCGTTTCTGTCCATGAGAGGAGATAAGATATTAGTGTATCTTGTATGCATTCTGCTTGATATGGTGCTGGCTTTTGGAATTACGGTAATTCTGTCAAAAACGAAGCTGAAAAATTACGGAACCCGTTAGACGGAGTGGAAGACAGCGGACAGGAAGGATTCAGGAAAGGAAGAACAGAAAATGGAACTCAATTTAGGAGATAAGGTGGTCTATCAGATTTATCCGAAGTCCTTCAGGGATTCAGACGGAGACGGGATCGGGGATCTGAGAGGCGTGACGGAAAAGCTGGACTATCTGGAGGAGCTGGGAGTGGATTATCTGTGGCTGACTCCGTTTTTCCCCTCTCTGCAGTATGACAATGGGTATGATATTACGGATTACAGGGGCATTGATCCCATGTATGGAACCATGGACGATTTCGATGAACTGGTGAGTGAGGCAGGAAAGAGGGGGATCAGCCTGATGGTGGACATGGTATTCAACCACTGCTCCACTAAGCATGAATGGTTTCAGAGGGCGCTCCAGGGCGATCCCTACTACAGGGATTTTTTCATTATCAAAAAGGGAACGAAGGAGGGACTCCCTCCTACCAACTGGACCTCTAAATTCGGGGGAAGCGCCTGGGGATACCTGCCCCGGACAGACGAGTATTATCTTCACCTGTTTCATGTGAGCCAGGCGGATCTGAACTGGGAAAACCCCAATGTCCGCCGGGAGCTCTATGATGTGGTAAACTTCTGGATTGAGAAGGGTGTGAAGGGCTTCCGCTTTGATGTGATTAATCTGATCTCAAAGCCTGCGATCTATGAGGACGATCTCGAGGGGGACGGCCACCGGTTTTACACAGACGGGGCGAGAATCCATGAATTTCTCCATGAGCTGAACCGTGAGACCTTTGGCCCCCACGAGGATATTATCACCGTTGGGGAGATGGCGTCCAGCGATCTTCCCAACAGTATCCGCTATTCCAGACGGGAAGAGCAGGAGCTTTCCATGATCTTTGATTTCCATCACCTGAAAATCGACTACCCCTCAGGCAACAAGTGGGAGGTTCAGCCCTTCCGGTTTCACGATCTGAAGAAGAATCTGTTTGAATGGCAGGAAGGGATGGAACAGGGAGGGGGATGGAACGCTCTGTTCTGGGACAACCACGATCAGCCGAGAATCGTCTCACGGCTGGGAGACGAGGGCTCCTTAAGAAAACAGTCGGCTAAAATGCTGGCCACAGCCCTTCATGGCCTGCGGGGAACGCCCTACATTTACCAGGGAGAGGAGATCGGGATGACCAATGCCGGTTTTACAGAGATTGGCCAGTACCGCGATATCGAGACGCTGAACGTATTCCAGGAGCTGAGGCTAAAGGGAAAAACATCAGAGCAGATCTATGAAAGCCTCAGAAAAAAATCCAGGGACAACGCGAGAACACCCATGCAGTGGGACAGCACAAAAAACGGAGGTTTCACATCAGGAACTCCGTGGATCAGCGTCAACAAAAATTTCCGGGAGATTAATACAGAGGATCGGGAAAAGCCAGATTCTGTTTTTCAGTATTACAGAAAGCTGATTGAGCTGAGAAAACAGCTTCCGGTTCTTTCCAGAGGCCGTTTTGAAGCCCTTCTCAGGGATGACGCTCGGATTCTGGCCTACAGGAGGGTACTGGAGGAAAACGGGAAGACAGAGATCTATGTGGTCTGCAATTTCTTCCGGGAGGAGGCAGAGCTTCCGGCCGGGCTTATACCAGAAGGGGCAAGGCTGCTGCTTGGAAACTATGAGGCAGATACCAAAAAGCCTCAGGAAGAGGAATTGCAGACTGGCGGGAAGGGCCTTTGCGCAGCTGCGGCAGGAAAAAGGCTCAGGCCCTATGAGTGCTTTATCGCGCTGGCTGAGGGGTAGAGAAGGCCGGCAGGGGATAGGAGGAGACCCTGACTGTCTGATTGTCAAGCCCTGGCATTCAGGTTATAATAATACCGAATCATATGGAATGGCTGCGAAGGCCTTTGACCGGCAGAAATATGGAAAGCCGGAAGAAAAAGCAGGCGGCAGCCGGTATGAAACGGAGAACAGACACCATGCGCGTAATGATTATCAGCCACGACAGAGCCACAATCCGCGCTCTGAAAATAGCCCTCGGGAAAAAAACGGAAGATATCTCGGAGATCGCCTCGGCCTACAGCCGGGAGCAGATTCTGTCTCTGACTAAAAGAGAGGAGTTCGACCTTCTGATCTGCGATGCAGACATGCCGGGGGAGAAAGGAGTCGAGGCCCTCAGGGAGCTGAGACAGAAGAAGTACAGAGGAGGCATAATCCTCATCAGCAGTCAGTGCAGCCCGAAAATGACCAGGGAAGCCCTTCGCCTGGAGGCCGGCGATTTCCTTTTAAAGCCTGTGGAGGCGGCAGAACTCTGGGAGGCAGCCAGAGGAGTGATCAAAAGGTATAAGGAGAAGCAGGAGGAAGAGCTTAAAAGAGACTACGGGGACTGCTGGATGGAGAACCACATGGCCATCAAGGAGCTGTTCTGGAAGGATGTCTGCCTGGGAAGGGTCAGAAACGATCCGGAAACCATCAGCAGGAAGGCTCAGGGATGCAACATCCGCCTGGACGAGGACGCGCGCTGCCGCATGGTACTTATTACAATAAAAAATGTGGAAGAGGTACAGAAGCGCTGGGGGGAGGAACTGTGCCAGGCAGCCATCCAGAACCTGGCCAAGGGGATCGTAAAGGGGAATGTCCAGACCAGCCAGGTCATTGTGATCTACACCAGGGTGGTTGTGCTCCTGGATGAAAGGGAGGGGGAACGGTTCCGGGAAGTGGGCCCCCGTCTGGTTGAGCGCTGTCAGGAGATGCTTGGCGCACAGATCCTCTGCTATGTAAGTGAAAACATTTTCTGCGAGGAGATGGAAAAGACGTATTCCGGGCTTCTCAGGTTCAGCAAGGATGATGTGCTCTGCCAGGAGAGCATTCAGTATGTGAAAAAAGAGCAGATATGCGGCGAGAGCGGGGAGAAGCAGTGGAAGGAGAGGGTGATCCTGCCATCTGACTGGGGAGAGATGATTTTTGCAGGGCAGACCGACCGGCTGCTGGAGAAGCTCAGGCGGTTTCTGGTGGAACAGGCAAAGAAAAAGCGGCTGGATGAGATGAGCTTCCGGATTCTTCAGCAGGATCTGCTTCAGCTGTTTTTTGCCTGTATGGAGTACAGGGAGCTGAAGGCACACCAGCTGTTTGAAGATCCGGAGATCTATAAATATTATCAGACTGCCTGCTATTCCATCGACGGAATGTGCAGCTGGATCAGACGGTGCATGGAGCTGATGAACCGCCTGTCCTTCCCGGAGGGAAGCGGCAGAGGGGAGGAGATGGCGGGACGCATAAAAGGCCTCATCAAGGAAAATCTGAAATCCGGTATCAGCCGGAGGGAGATTGCGGAAAAGCTGAACCTGAATCCTGATTATGTAAATCGATTGTTTAAGAGTGAAACAGGGATGACGGTCAAGGAGTACGCCATCAAAAAGAGGATGAAGCAGGCTGAACACCTGCTGAAGCACTCTGATCTTGCAGTCAGCGCAGTCGCCGCCGAGGTAGGCTATGATAATTTTTCCCATTTTATCCGCATGTTCAGGAAGGAAACGGGATATACTCCCAAGCAGTACAGAAAAAAATTCCGGGAAATAAACGTCGAAAAAACATAATAAAGTCCAGAAAGTGCTATTTATATTTCGAAAACGTAAATATAAATAGCATTTTTTTATGGCTTTTGTAAAATTGAACGGAGAAAAAAGTCGGAAAAACGGCAAAACTTGTCGGAAGAGAGAAAGACGCAACGGGAAAATTTCAATATAATTGGAGCAGAATATATGAAGAGAGGGAAAGCAGTATGGAACAGAGGCGTTCAAAGATACGGCTGGTTGTCAGCGATGTAGACGGAACCCTGGTGGGGAACGACTGCGTGATGGAAGAGGGCATGAAAGAGCTTTCCAGACTTCTCAGAGAACAAGGCATTGCCTTTACACTTGCCAGCGGAAGGCCGGTGGGGATGATGAGACAGTATATGGAAGCCCTTGATATCACCCTTCCTGTGATTGCCTCAAACGGGGCCGCAGGGTATGAGAAAGGAGCTTTCATCTGGAAGGAGATTCTTCCCGGCAGAGCAGTCCGGACAGTAGCCGAAGAGGCAGACAGACTGGGCCTGGCAGTTTTTCTCAACGACGGGATCACGGAGGGCGTTTACCGCCAGAATGACTACACCCGCAGGCAGACGGAAAAAACGGGGCTCTACGAAACAGTGATTCATCCGGAGGGAGATGAGTGGGAGACAATAGAGCTTCAGAAGCTCATGATCATTGATCCGGACAGCCCGGGCAGATGTGATGAGTTAAGAGAGCTTTTAAAGGAGCGGGAAAATGGAATTTATGTAGTCCGGTACGATGACCGCTGCTTTGAGGCCATGCCTGAGGGGTGCAGCAAGGGAAGCGGCATCAGGCGGCTGGCGGACTACCTCGGGATTCATCCGGGGGAGATTCTGGCAGTAGGTGACAATATCAATGATCTGGACATGTTTGAGGCCGCAGGATGGAGCGCCGCTGTGGGAAATGCCGCAGAGGAATTGAAAAAGAGGGCAGACTATGTCTGCCGGGGCGAAACCGTTCAGGGCGTCATTGAGGCGGTCAGACATTTTATTCTGGAGGGAAAATGCGGTGAAAAAACCTATATTGAAAAAGGCTGAGCCTTATCTTTGGCTTCTGCCGGCGTTTATACTGTTTGCTGTATTTACATTTTATCCGTTTCTTGTGACTGCATTTAAGAGTCTGTTTATCGTAGATTCTTTCGGTCATCTGAAGCGGTTTGTGGGACTGGAAAATTATGCGTATATTTTTGAGGACAAGGTGTTTGTGAAATCCATCATCAACACTCTGATCTTCACGCTGCTGACAGTGCCCACATCGAAGATTCTGGGACTTCTGCTGGCGCTTTTAGCCAATAAGAGGCGCAAAACCTCTGCTTTTTACGAGGCGTCCTTTGCTGTTCCCATGGCGATGGCATCTTCTGTGACAGCGATGATTTTCCAGCTTCTCTACGTGCCGTCCCTGGGCCTGATCAACGGTGTTTTCGGACTGGATATCCAGTGGCTCAACGATCCGAAGTTTGCGCTGCTGTCCATTTCCATTGTCCAGATCTGGCTGTCAACGGGATATGCCTTTATCTTCCTTCTGTCGGCTGTCAGAGGAATTTCACCGGATATTATAGAGAGCGCTTCCCTGGAGGGAGCTTCGCCGCTTCAGATGATTTTTAAAATCTATCTGCCGCTGACCTCTCCCACCATGTTTTATCTGATTATCACGGATATTTCCTTCAGCGTTATGATGATGAGCCTTTCCAACGTGCTTACAAACGGAGGGCCTCAGAACTCTACGATCACCATGATGCAGTATATTTACAAGCAGATTGCGGGAACAGCCAATTATACAAATGCAAATCCGGCGGCTATCGTGGCATTTCTGATAGCCTTTGCAGCCACTATGGCAGGCTTTGCATGGGAGAAGAAAGGAGTGCACTATCAATGAAAAAGAAGACTCTGTGGGATATTTCAGTTCAGGCTGTCTGTATCCTGTGCGCCCTTTTGATCCTGTTTCCGATTCTCTATGCCTGTTCTGTTTCCTTTATGGAGCAGAAGGACGTGCTCTCATCGCCGCCGAACCTGTTTCCGCCCAAGGTAACTCTTGAGAACTACAGAACGGCGTTTTCCAGAACCATGCTGCTCCGGTACATGCTCAATTCCTTTATTGTGGCCTCTGTCTGCAGCGTGACCAGGATGGTAACAGCCACCATGGCGGCCTTTGCCTTCTCATTTTTTGAGTTTAAGGGAAAGAAAATTCTGTTTGCCCTGACTATGGCAACGATTATGATTCCGCCGGATGTGCTGATTGTGTCAAACTTTACGACGATCAGCCGCATGGGACTCATCAATACTTATGCGGGTATGTGCTCGATCTTTCTGGTGTCTGCCACCAACGTCTTCCTGCTCAGGCAGTTTTATCTGTCCTTTGTGAAATCTCTGAAGGAGGCGGCCTATGTGGACGGATGCGGAAATGTGAGATTCTTTCTCTGGGTGCTGCTTCCGGCCAGCAAACCGATTATGGTAACTGTGTTCCTCTCCTCCTTTGTAAGTGTGTGGAACCAGTATGTGTGGCCCATGCTTGTCACCAACCAGAATGAGATGCGCACCATCCAGGTGGGAATTACCATGTTAAAGGACAGGGAGTCAGCAGTATTCGGCCCTGTCATGGCAGGCGTTATCATAGCGCTTCTGCCGACGGTTCTGCTGTTCGTGCTCTTCCAGAGGAAGATTGTCAGCGGAATGATGAGCGGAGCTGTAAAGGAGTAAATTTATATAACCATTATAAGGAGGATAAAAGTATGAAGTTAAAGAAGATGGCGGCAGCGCTCGCAGCGGGAACTGCTCTTTTAAGCCTGACCGGCTGCGGTGCAGGAGCCGGCGGCAATTCTGAGGGAGGCTCTCCGGTAGGAGCTGTCAGCGAGGATGGAACCAGGGAGGTCGTGTTCTGGCATTCCATGGACGGAGTGTATGCAGAGATCACACAGAAGCAGGTGGATCAGTTCAATGAGACCATCGGAAAAGAAAAGAAGATCCATGTAACCCCGGTATTTCAGAACTGGCCGGGAACAGAGGCGCTGACGGCAGCCATGTCCACTGACGATGTGGAAAATATGCCGGATGTGATTCAGCTTTACGGAGAGCACGTAAGCCTTGTAAGGGACTATGACCGTCTTGTGTGGGCTGAGGATATGCTCTCCAAAGAGGGAAATTCCGTGGCAAAGGAGGATCTGATTTCCAATGCAGTCTCTTCCTTTGAAATCGACGACAGGCTTGCAGGCGTGCCGTGGAGTGTTTCCACCCTCCTTCTCTACTACAATCAGGACTATCTGGATCAGATAGGAGCCCAGGTTCCGGCCACCATCGATGAGATGGCCTCCATTCTGGGAACTCTCAAGGATGAGACAGATGCGCAGTACGGACTGAACGTGAGAGTCAGCCTGTTTGAGCTGGGCAACTGGATCGCAACTCAGGGACAGGGTACCTACCTGGGAGACAATGAGAGCGGACACAGCGGAAAAATGAAATCCATGGCCTGCGAGGAGGCCCTGGAAGCCTTCCTCACAGAGTGGCAGAAGGTGGTAGACACAGGAGCCTACAAGCCTACCAATGACTCTATCAACGAGGAGTTTGCCCAGGGACTGAACGCCATGGCGATTATGAGCAGCTCCAGAATCCCGACAATCAAGGAACTGGTGGGAGACAGCTTCAACTGGGGAGTGGCTCCTATTCCGGTGGTAAACAGCACCGATGACGGCGGAGCTTATCCCAGCGGTTCAGGACTTTTCCTCTTAAACAGGGGAGACGAGGAGACCGTAAATGCAGCATGGGAATTTGAGCAGTATATGATCTCACCGGAGGCTCAGGCTATGTGGCTGGACGGCGCAGGCTACATTCCGGTCAACAAAAACTCATCAGAGCTTGAGAGCTGCCAGAAGGCTATGGAAGAGACTCCTCAGCTTGCCGTTCCGGGCGAGGTGCTCATGGGAACCAGCGAGAATGTAGTTGCTCCGTTTGTGCCGAACTCTGACGGCGTAGACACTGTGATCAAGGATGCCATGCTGATGTTTGGAAACGGGGAGGCGTCCGTGGAGGATACAAAGACAGCGATTATTGACGGCTGCAACCAGATTTTCAATGACTACTACCGTGCAAACGGGGAATAGAGACGGCAGGAAAACAGATTAGATGAAAAAAGGAATGACTGACACAAATCAATACGGGAAGGCCGTTCAGAAACAAAAGGCAGAATCAGCCATTCAGAAGAAGGTGATCATTGACACGGATCCCAGTGCTGACGACGCCATAGCGCTGATGCTTGCGCTGGCGTCGCCGGAGCTTCAGGTCCTTGGAATGACAGCCGCTTATGGCGTGTGCGACTCCGACAGAAGCATCAGAAACATTATGAAGATACAGGAGCTGTGCGAAAGGCCGGAGATTCCGGCTGTGCAGGGGGCGAAAGCCCCCCTTTCACGCCCTATGGAGTTTGATGATGCCTACTGCGGGCCGGACGGGCTGTCCTGCACGGGGCTTTCGGAACCGGAGAAAAGCCCGGAGAAAACAGAGGCCTTCCGCTGGATGGGAGATATGATAAAGGCCCATCCCGGGGAGGTTTTTATTATTTCTATGGCCCCCATGACGAACCTGGCTCTGATGCTGCAGAATGCCCCTGAAACGGCAGGGCTGACGGCAGGGATTTTCACGATTTCGGGAGGATATGGACTGAATCCCGACCATGGAAGGTTAAACCCGAGACCGGAGTGGAACATCGCCCAGGATCCGGAGGCGGCCTCTGCAGTGTTTGGCTCAGGGATCCCCATCACGGCTGCCGGCCTTGATGTAACCTCACGCCTGGAGGACTCTATGATGGACCGCCTTTTATCAGAGGCAGGAGAGGGAAAAAAGACAGACTTTCTGAGACAGGCTGTGCAGTTTAATCTGGAGCATGGCTTAAATCCCTCAAGCCTTCTCGTAGACAGCGCGGCGGTGGCTCTCACAGCCTTCCCTGACATGGCAAAAACTGCCCGGGGAGGCGTTCTGGTGGAGACAAAGGGGGAATATACGACAGGGCAGACCCTGTTCGGCAACAGCGGGCGTTTTAAAGCGCTCCCGCAGAATGTAAGCGCAGCCTGGGAATATGACTGGAACCGGCTTATCAGACTTCTCACAGAAAGGGTATTTATATGAAATTATCTACATCTACAAATATCGTATTTGAAAGGCCGGACAAGAGCATCATGCCGATGGAGGACATGATGGAGATGGCCTTTGCGGCCGGCTTTGATACCTTTGACATCAGCTTCTATGACTGGTCTCTGCCCCACTCCCCGTTTCTGACTGACGGGTGGGAGCGGTGGCTGGCAGGGATTGAGAGAAAGAAGGATGAACTGGGAGTAACCTTTGGCCAGTGTCATGCCTACACCTATAACTTCTGCGCAGAAATGACAGAGAGCGAGAGAAGGCGCCATGAAGAACTGACAGAGCGCTCTGTCTACTGCTGCGCCGCCCTGGGCTCCAGACTCTGTGTGACACACCCGGAAACAGACTTTGACAGCCCTGCCCTGGTACAGTCCTCAAAGGAAAAAAATATCGCCTATTTCAGAGAGCTTTTAAGGAAAACGGAGCAGTACCATATGGCCTTTGCTGTGGAAAACATGTGCGATTATGCCATTGCACCAAGGCGGAAATACGGCGTGACTCCCGAGGAGCTGGTGGACTTTGTGACAGATTTCGGTGATGAGAGGATGGGTATCTGCTGGGATTTTGAACATGCAGATATTATGAAACAGGATCAGAGAAAATCCCTTCTCTATATCGGAAAGCATTTAAAGGCCACTCATGTTTCTGATACCCACAGCATGACCGATCCGGATCTGATGCATGTTCTTCCCCTCTTCGGGACTGTGGACTGGAAGACAGCGGTGGAGACATTAAAGGAGATCGGCTATGAGGGGTATTTCAGCTTTGAAGTCAATAATTACGGAAATTATTTTCCTGACAGGCTTCTCCCCACAGCCCTGAAGCTGGCCTACGAGGTGGGAGAATACCTGATGGGGCTGTAGGCGGATGCCAGACGCTTCCCCGCCCGCTTTAAGCGGACAAGAAGCGTCTGGCGTCCGCCTTATGAAGATTAGAACAGGAAAACTCTTATGAAAGCACGCTTTCAACGCATTTTCCTGTCCTAATCTTCGCATGGCTGAATGTTGCAATATTTTTCTTCTGCCGGCGGAAACCAGTTGACGAATGGAAAAAGCCATTATATGATAGACCTTGACTAATATCAGCCAGTCAGAGAGGAAAGCGGCAGGCGTTCTGCCGCTTTCGCATATAAAGGAGTAAAGCTATGAATGAAATGCAGGATTCAAAATTCAGCCTGTCCAAAACTCTGTTCAGGGTTCTTCAGGGGGCTTTGATAGGCCTGGGCGCAGTGCTGCCGGGCATATCGGGAGGCGTTCTGAGCGTTATTTTCGGAATCTATAAACCGATCATGGAGCTGCTCTCCAACCCCTTCGCAAACTTTAAGACACACGTTCCGAAGCTGCTCCCCGTGTTTATCGGAGGCGGCATCGGATTTCTGGGGATCGCCAATGTGCTGTCATTTTTCCTGGAAAAATACCCGGCGCCGTCGGTGTGCCTCTTCATCGGTCTGATCACAGGCATGCTTCCGTCCCTGTTTCGCGAGGCGGGAGAGCAGGGAAGAAGCAGAGCGTCCTATGTGTCCATGATTGTGTGCATGTGCGCGATCTTTGCGCTTCTCATCGGACTTAAGATGACCAGTGTGGAAATCAGCCCGAACTTCTTCTGGTATCTGTTCTGCGGCTTCTGCCTGGCTCTCAGCGTGATTGCTCCTGGAATGAGCTTTTCCACCCTCCTGATGCCTTTAGGGCTCTATACCCCCTTTGTGGACGGCATCGGACACTTTGACCTGGGAATCCTCATCCCAGGAGGAATCGGTGCGCTGGTGACTGTGATCGCCCTCGCAAAAGCCATCAACACTCTGTTTGACAGACACTATTCTGTGGCCTTCCATGGAATTATCGGAATAGTCATAGCGGCGACGATTATGACAGTCCCTGTGGACGGTTTTATCACAGTGGCCCAGAGCGCAGTAAATGTGGTCTGCTTCGTGGTGGGAATTTTTGCAGCCCTGGCCCTGGATAAGTTCAACAGCAGGGTAAGTGTGGAGTAGGGCGCAGAGAGGTAAGCGGCGCCCAAACAGGATGGAGGATGGGAGGACAGTAACGGTTTCGCTTTATCTGGCGGATCGGATTTCGTTTGATTTAGGAAAAGAATAAAGAGAGTTCAGTACAGGCGGGAAGCAGACATAATGCCAGCCTGTACTTTTTTGTTTTTTAATAAAGCAGGAACTGCCGTGTTTTATTAAGAGTAATAGTGTTCTATCCGGTTTGTATCCTATATGCCGAATCGAAAAAAACCTTCTGAACGTAAGTCAGAAAACATGAGTTTCAGAATAACTTCAAAAAGAAAAAAGCAGCTGCTTAAGTATCAGACAAGATTTTTCATCATTTTTCGCAGTTATTTCCTATAAAATGATATAAAATATAAAATTGTCGAATATAGACGATAAAATAGCAGAAAAACAGTTGAACATCCAGTACAAACGGGATATACTGAAAGAAACGTGGGAAGGGGGAGTTATTTTGATTAAACGGGAAACTTATATGAGACGTATTCGTCCATTTATTGGAAATGAGCTGATTAAGGTTATGACTGGTATCCGGCGGGCCGGTAAATCGGTAATGCTGGAATTGATTCAGGAGGAACTGATTTGTTCTGGTGTAACGCCAGAGCATTTTATTTCTATTAATTTTGAAGATTTGAGATATATGCGTCTTCTGGATGCCATGGCACTGCATGAAGAAATTCTGAGACGGGCAGAGCAGATAGAAGGAAAGGTTTATCTGTTTTTTGATGAAATACAGGAAGTGACGGATTGGGAAAAATGTATCAATTCTTTCAGAGTCTCATTGAACTGTGATATTTATATTACCGGTTCCAATGCAAAACTTTTATCAGGGGAGTTTGCAACATATCTGGGCGGACGATATGTGGAGTTTGTTATTTATCCCTTCTCTTTTTCAGAATTTCTTGAATTATATCATACAATGGATCCAGCTGCTTCCGTACAGCAGTGCTTTAAGAGTTATCTTCTGGTGGGCGGTATGCCATATCTTTCCAATATCCGTTACGAAGAAGAACCGGCGAAACAGTACCTGACGGATCTGTTCCATTCAGTTCAGCTGAAAGATATCGTAAAGAGGAACAAGGTTCGGGATGTGGATTTACTGGAACGGGTAATGGCATATGTAATGGCAAATATAGGAACCGTTTTTTCGGCATCTTCTCTGACAAAATTTCTCAAAAATGAGCATCGGACCACATCAACAGATACAGTACTTAACTATATAAAATACTGCTGTGACTCCTATCTGTTTTATCAGGTGAAGCGGGAGGATTTACAGGGAAAGCAGATTCTGGCGACCAATGAAAAATATTATATTGCAGACCATGGGATCCGGGAAGCTGTGTACGGGGGAAACATGCGGGACATTAACCTGGTTCTTGAAAATATAGTGTACCTGGAACTTCTGCGCCGCGGATATAAGGTAACAGTCGGGAAAGTTGGAGAAAAGGAAATAGACTTTGTCTGTGACAGGAGAGGTGAAAAACTTTATATCCAGGTAGCTTATCTGCTGGCAGATGAAAGTACAGTAAAGCGGGAATTTGGAGTATATGATTCCATTCGGGATAATTTCCCGAAATATGTAGTCACAATGGATGAACTGGACATGAGCCGGAATGGGATTAAACATCGGAATATTCGGGATTTTTTAATGGAAAGCGAATGGGATTAGGGATTAAGGGTGAGAGGCCGGATAAGGAAGCCTTTCACCCTTATTTTATATATTATTCAGAACTGTATTCTTTACGCAGGTCTTAAGGACGCTGTTATGGGTTATGAGTTGAGAAATTGCCTGATTTGGGAGTTGTTATCCCGGTCGGGAGAGAGGAGGGAAAACAATGGGAAATCTGTATGGCTATATTCGTGTCAGTACCAGAGAACAGAATGGGGACAGGCAGATTCTTGCATTGAAAGAGCTGTTTATCCCGGAGAAAAACCTTTTTATGGATACCCGCCGAGGCAAAGACCTGATGGGAACGTTTTTAAGCGATATTGTCCTGCAGGTGCTATCCCTTGTGGCAGAGAATGAGCGTATCAATATACGGCAGCGTCAGGCAGAAGGAATCGCTGCCGCCAAAGCCAGGGGCATTCGTTTTGGAAGACCCCCAGCGCCTTTACCGGAAAACTTTCATCACCTGTATCACCAATGGAAAAACGGAAAAATTACTGGAAAAACTGCTGCGAAACTATGCGGGATGCCGCTTTCCACCTTCCGCTACCGGGCAGAGATTTATGAAAAAAACAATTTTTTGTAAACAGATGTTTTACAAAAACACATATTTATTATATCAACTGCAGGAGGTCATTTTTTATGATGGGAAAGCAAAGTGGACAAATCCAGATGGTAATCTTAGACATAGATTCTATAATTCCAGAGGATCATCTTCTGAGACAGATAAAAACTGTGTAAATTTTGACTTTATGTACGAAAAGACAGTCCCCTATTATTCTCATGTTGGCAGAAGATCTATTGCCCCCGTTGTTCTGATGAAAATGCTGCTAATTGGTTATCTTTATGGGATCAAACCAGATCGGAGACTTGAGGAGGA is part of the Clostridium sp. M62/1 genome and harbors:
- a CDS encoding HAD family hydrolase translates to MEQRRSKIRLVVSDVDGTLVGNDCVMEEGMKELSRLLREQGIAFTLASGRPVGMMRQYMEALDITLPVIASNGAAGYEKGAFIWKEILPGRAVRTVAEEADRLGLAVFLNDGITEGVYRQNDYTRRQTEKTGLYETVIHPEGDEWETIELQKLMIIDPDSPGRCDELRELLKERENGIYVVRYDDRCFEAMPEGCSKGSGIRRLADYLGIHPGEILAVGDNINDLDMFEAAGWSAAVGNAAEELKKRADYVCRGETVQGVIEAVRHFILEGKCGEKTYIEKG
- a CDS encoding carbohydrate ABC transporter permease, encoding MKKKTLWDISVQAVCILCALLILFPILYACSVSFMEQKDVLSSPPNLFPPKVTLENYRTAFSRTMLLRYMLNSFIVASVCSVTRMVTATMAAFAFSFFEFKGKKILFALTMATIMIPPDVLIVSNFTTISRMGLINTYAGMCSIFLVSATNVFLLRQFYLSFVKSLKEAAYVDGCGNVRFFLWVLLPASKPIMVTVFLSSFVSVWNQYVWPMLVTNQNEMRTIQVGITMLKDRESAVFGPVMAGVIIALLPTVLLFVLFQRKIVSGMMSGAVKE
- a CDS encoding carbohydrate ABC transporter permease; protein product: MKKPILKKAEPYLWLLPAFILFAVFTFYPFLVTAFKSLFIVDSFGHLKRFVGLENYAYIFEDKVFVKSIINTLIFTLLTVPTSKILGLLLALLANKRRKTSAFYEASFAVPMAMASSVTAMIFQLLYVPSLGLINGVFGLDIQWLNDPKFALLSISIVQIWLSTGYAFIFLLSAVRGISPDIIESASLEGASPLQMIFKIYLPLTSPTMFYLIITDISFSVMMMSLSNVLTNGGPQNSTITMMQYIYKQIAGTANYTNANPAAIVAFLIAFAATMAGFAWEKKGVHYQ
- a CDS encoding helix-turn-helix domain-containing protein, with the protein product MKRRTDTMRVMIISHDRATIRALKIALGKKTEDISEIASAYSREQILSLTKREEFDLLICDADMPGEKGVEALRELRQKKYRGGIILISSQCSPKMTREALRLEAGDFLLKPVEAAELWEAARGVIKRYKEKQEEELKRDYGDCWMENHMAIKELFWKDVCLGRVRNDPETISRKAQGCNIRLDEDARCRMVLITIKNVEEVQKRWGEELCQAAIQNLAKGIVKGNVQTSQVIVIYTRVVVLLDEREGERFREVGPRLVERCQEMLGAQILCYVSENIFCEEMEKTYSGLLRFSKDDVLCQESIQYVKKEQICGESGEKQWKERVILPSDWGEMIFAGQTDRLLEKLRRFLVEQAKKKRLDEMSFRILQQDLLQLFFACMEYRELKAHQLFEDPEIYKYYQTACYSIDGMCSWIRRCMELMNRLSFPEGSGRGEEMAGRIKGLIKENLKSGISRREIAEKLNLNPDYVNRLFKSETGMTVKEYAIKKRMKQAEHLLKHSDLAVSAVAAEVGYDNFSHFIRMFRKETGYTPKQYRKKFREINVEKT
- a CDS encoding extracellular solute-binding protein; amino-acid sequence: MKLKKMAAALAAGTALLSLTGCGAGAGGNSEGGSPVGAVSEDGTREVVFWHSMDGVYAEITQKQVDQFNETIGKEKKIHVTPVFQNWPGTEALTAAMSTDDVENMPDVIQLYGEHVSLVRDYDRLVWAEDMLSKEGNSVAKEDLISNAVSSFEIDDRLAGVPWSVSTLLLYYNQDYLDQIGAQVPATIDEMASILGTLKDETDAQYGLNVRVSLFELGNWIATQGQGTYLGDNESGHSGKMKSMACEEALEAFLTEWQKVVDTGAYKPTNDSINEEFAQGLNAMAIMSSSRIPTIKELVGDSFNWGVAPIPVVNSTDDGGAYPSGSGLFLLNRGDEETVNAAWEFEQYMISPEAQAMWLDGAGYIPVNKNSSELESCQKAMEETPQLAVPGEVLMGTSENVVAPFVPNSDGVDTVIKDAMLMFGNGEASVEDTKTAIIDGCNQIFNDYYRANGE
- a CDS encoding alpha,alpha-phosphotrehalase, producing MELNLGDKVVYQIYPKSFRDSDGDGIGDLRGVTEKLDYLEELGVDYLWLTPFFPSLQYDNGYDITDYRGIDPMYGTMDDFDELVSEAGKRGISLMVDMVFNHCSTKHEWFQRALQGDPYYRDFFIIKKGTKEGLPPTNWTSKFGGSAWGYLPRTDEYYLHLFHVSQADLNWENPNVRRELYDVVNFWIEKGVKGFRFDVINLISKPAIYEDDLEGDGHRFYTDGARIHEFLHELNRETFGPHEDIITVGEMASSDLPNSIRYSRREEQELSMIFDFHHLKIDYPSGNKWEVQPFRFHDLKKNLFEWQEGMEQGGGWNALFWDNHDQPRIVSRLGDEGSLRKQSAKMLATALHGLRGTPYIYQGEEIGMTNAGFTEIGQYRDIETLNVFQELRLKGKTSEQIYESLRKKSRDNARTPMQWDSTKNGGFTSGTPWISVNKNFREINTEDREKPDSVFQYYRKLIELRKQLPVLSRGRFEALLRDDARILAYRRVLEENGKTEIYVVCNFFREEAELPAGLIPEGARLLLGNYEADTKKPQEEELQTGGKGLCAAAAGKRLRPYECFIALAEG